A portion of the Esox lucius isolate fEsoLuc1 chromosome 20, fEsoLuc1.pri, whole genome shotgun sequence genome contains these proteins:
- the LOC105009272 gene encoding granzyme B-like isoform X1: MYQFFIIIIIILHFSCTVYIMSYNLQGASESGIVGGNISKPHSRPYMVSLQHRGHHVCGGMLILEDFVLTAAHCLKDAYPLMAVLGAHNLKTKEKSWQEIQVVHYHTHPLHQNITQFDYDIMVLKLKTKALLSEYVKVVELADNEKHEKGMDCSVAGWGKTKSTNTLASNVLMETEVTVEDNSKCKSVWQIYFEDKQMMCTNTNAGKGFCQGDSGGPLICKNKAQGVIAFQYAADCADHRYPQVYTKIPFFRLWIKEVLNGYGANLSLS; encoded by the exons ATGTATCAgttcttcatcatcatcatcatcatcctccatTTTTCCTGTACTG TTTACATTATGTCATACAACCTTCAAGGGGCCTCTGAGAGTGGTATTGTGGGGGGAAACATTTCTAAGCCCCACTCCAGACCTTACATGGTCTCTTTACAACACAGAGGACATCATGTTTGTGGGGGGATGCTCATCCTCGAGGACTTTGTGCTGACCGCCGCTCACTGTTTGAAAGA TGCTTATCCTTTAATGGCTGTGCTTGGAGCCCACAACTTAAAGACAAAGGAGAAGAGTTGGCAGGAGATTCAGGTGGTACATTACCATACCCACCCATTACATCAGAATATAACGCAGTTCGATTATGACATCATGGTACTGAAG TTAAAGACCAAAGCTCTTCTATCTGAGTATGTGAAGGTCGTTGAACTCGCAgacaatgaaaaacatgaaaaaggCATGGACTGCTCTGTTGCTGGTTGGGGCAAGACTAAATCAACAAACACACTTGCCTCAAACGTTTTGATGGAAACAGAAGTAACTGTGGAGGACAACTCTAAATGCAAGAGCGTGTGGCAGATATACTTTGAAGATAAACAAATGATGTGTACTAATACTAATGCTGGGAAAGGATTTTGTCAG gGAGATTCTGGGGGTCCTCTTATTTGCAAAAATAAGGCACAGGGTGTGATAGCTTTTCAATATGCTGCAGACTGTGCTGATCACAGGTACCCTCAAGTGTACACGAAAATACCTTTCTTCCGGTTGTGGATTAAAGAAGTGTTGAATGGTTATGGTGCCAACTTGTCTTTAAGCTAG
- the LOC105009272 gene encoding granzyme B-like isoform X2, producing the protein MSYNLQGASESGIVGGNISKPHSRPYMVSLQHRGHHVCGGMLILEDFVLTAAHCLKDAYPLMAVLGAHNLKTKEKSWQEIQVVHYHTHPLHQNITQFDYDIMVLKLKTKALLSEYVKVVELADNEKHEKGMDCSVAGWGKTKSTNTLASNVLMETEVTVEDNSKCKSVWQIYFEDKQMMCTNTNAGKGFCQGDSGGPLICKNKAQGVIAFQYAADCADHRYPQVYTKIPFFRLWIKEVLNGYGANLSLS; encoded by the exons ATGTCATACAACCTTCAAGGGGCCTCTGAGAGTGGTATTGTGGGGGGAAACATTTCTAAGCCCCACTCCAGACCTTACATGGTCTCTTTACAACACAGAGGACATCATGTTTGTGGGGGGATGCTCATCCTCGAGGACTTTGTGCTGACCGCCGCTCACTGTTTGAAAGA TGCTTATCCTTTAATGGCTGTGCTTGGAGCCCACAACTTAAAGACAAAGGAGAAGAGTTGGCAGGAGATTCAGGTGGTACATTACCATACCCACCCATTACATCAGAATATAACGCAGTTCGATTATGACATCATGGTACTGAAG TTAAAGACCAAAGCTCTTCTATCTGAGTATGTGAAGGTCGTTGAACTCGCAgacaatgaaaaacatgaaaaaggCATGGACTGCTCTGTTGCTGGTTGGGGCAAGACTAAATCAACAAACACACTTGCCTCAAACGTTTTGATGGAAACAGAAGTAACTGTGGAGGACAACTCTAAATGCAAGAGCGTGTGGCAGATATACTTTGAAGATAAACAAATGATGTGTACTAATACTAATGCTGGGAAAGGATTTTGTCAG gGAGATTCTGGGGGTCCTCTTATTTGCAAAAATAAGGCACAGGGTGTGATAGCTTTTCAATATGCTGCAGACTGTGCTGATCACAGGTACCCTCAAGTGTACACGAAAATACCTTTCTTCCGGTTGTGGATTAAAGAAGTGTTGAATGGTTATGGTGCCAACTTGTCTTTAAGCTAG